One segment of Carya illinoinensis cultivar Pawnee chromosome 1, C.illinoinensisPawnee_v1, whole genome shotgun sequence DNA contains the following:
- the LOC122309412 gene encoding probable methyltransferase PMT15 encodes MAFANPLHYFWVFKTKRANLYYLIFVAILCSLCYLVGIWSHSSTAVIPSSFSGVSCSDQSLNSTFVSSVSVVTLDFSAHHQAPDPSPTAARVNYIPPCEAKFSEYTPCEDAVRSLKFDRNMLVYRERHCPEPREVLKCRVPAPYGYKAPFRWPESRDSVWFANVPHKHLTVEKKNQNWVRFQRDRFRFPGGGTMFPNGADAYIDDIGKLINLKDGSIRTAIDTGCGVASWGAYLLSRNIIAVSFAPRDTHEAQVQFALERGVPALIGVLASIRLPYPSRAFDMAHCSRCLIPWGQHDGRYLIEVDRILRPGGYWILSGPPINWENHWRGWERTPEDLKAEQTGIENVARSLCWKKIKQKNDISIWQKPTNHVHCKMNRRVFKFPQFCPAQDPDKAWYTKMENCITPLPNVSNIKQVAGGELANWPERLTSIPPRIRRGTLKGITAETFTENTELWRKRVAYYKTIDHQLGERGRYRNLLDMNSYLGGFSAALVVDDPVWVMNIVPVEAEVNTLGVIYERGLIGTYQNWCEAMSTYPRTYDFIHADSVFSLYKDRCDTEDILLEMDRILRPEGSAIFRDDVDYLVKIKSILDAMQWDSRIVDHENGPLEREKILVAVKQYWTAPAPNQNQQGTKSVS; translated from the exons ATGGCTTTCGCAAACCCACTTCACTATTTTTGGGTTTTCAAAACCAAGAGAGCTAACCTCTACTACCTCATATTCGTCGCCATCCTCTGCTCTCTCTGCTACCTTGTAGGAATTTGGTCTCACTCCTCCACCGCCGTCATCCCCTCCTCCTTCTCTGGCGTCTCATGCTCCGACCAGTCCCTTAACTCCACCTTCGTCTCCTCCGTCTCAGTCGTCACCCTTGACTTCTCGGCCCACCACCAGGCCCCCGACCCATCTCCTACTGCGGCGCGTGTTAATTACATCCCTCCCTGCGAGGCCAAGTTCTCCGAGTATACCCCGTGCGAGGACGCCGTGAGGTCCTTGAAGTTCGACCGGAATATGCTGGTGTACAGGGAGCGGCACTGCCCGGAGCCCCGCGAGGTGCTCAAGTGCCGAGTCCCAGCGCCCTACGGTTACAAGGCGCCGTTCCGTTGGCCGGAGAGTCGGGACTCGGTGTGGTTCGCTAACGTGCCGCACAAGCATTTGACGGTGGAAAAGAAAAACCAGAATTGGGTCAGGTTCCAGCGAGACCGGTTCAGGTTCCCCGGAGGCGGGACGATGTTTCCTAATGGTGCAGATGCCTACATTGATGATATTGGGAAGCTGATTAATCTGAAAGACGGGTCTATAAGGACCGCCATCGATACCGGTTGTGGG GTTGCAAGTTGGGGAGCATACCTTCTTTCTCGTAACATTATTGCAGTGTCATTTGCACCAAGAGACACCCATGAAGCTCAGGTCCAATTTGCTCTTGAACGAGGAGTTCCGGCATTGATCGGAGTTCTTGCATCGATTAGGCTTCCTTACCCTTCAAGAGCCTTTGACATGGCTCACTGCTCACGTTGTCTTATTCCTTGGGGCCAGCACG ACGGGCGTTATTTGATCGAAGTGGATCGAATTCTTCGTCCTGGTGGGTACTGGATCTTGTCTGGGCCACCAATAAACTGGGAAAATCACTGGAGAGGTTGGGAAAGAACTCCTGAAGATCTTAAGGCAGAACAGACGGGAATTGAGAATGTTGCTAGAAGCCTATgctggaaaaaaataaagcagaaGAATGACATTTCTATTTGGCAGAAACCAACTAACCATGTTCACTGCAAGATGAACAGGAGGGTTTTCAAGTTTCCACAATTTTGTCCAGCACAGGATCCAGACAAGGCATG GTACACTAAAATGGAGAACTGTATAACCCCATTGCCTAACGTTTCCAACATTAAACAAGTGGCAGGTGGGGAATTAGCAAACTGGCCAGAGAGACTGACTTCCATTCCACCAAGGATTAGAAGAGGAACTTTGAAGGGAATTACAGCTGAAACTTTCACAGAAAATACAGAGCTATGGAGAAAGAGAGTAGCATATTACAAGACCATAGACCATCAACTAGGAGAGCGCGGGAGGTATCGTAATTTGCTGGATATGAATTCTTACTTGGGAGGATTTTCAGCTGCATTAGTAGTTGATGATCCTGTTTGGGTTATGAACATTGTCCCGGTCGAGGCCGAGGTCAACACACTTGGAGTTATCTATGAACGAGGATTGATTGGAACATATCAAAATTG GTGTGAGGCCATGTCAACTTACCCTCGAACTTACGATTTCATCCATGCTGATTCTGTTTTTAGCCTCTACAAGGACAG ATGTGATACGGAAGATATCTTGCTCGAAATGGATCGGATTTTACGGCCGGAAGGGAGTGCAATTTTCCGGGACGACGTAGACTACTTGGTGAAAATCAAGAGCATTTTAGATGCAATGCAATGGGATAGCAGAATTGTAGACCATGAAAATGGACCTCTGGAAAGAGAGAAGATTTTGGTGGCAGTAAAGCAGTATTGGACAGCTCCAGCCCCTAACCAAAATCAACAGGGAACCAAAAGCGTTTCATAA